The Thunnus albacares chromosome 11, fThuAlb1.1, whole genome shotgun sequence genome contains a region encoding:
- the casq2 gene encoding calsequestrin-2, producing the protein MLSFWLFLLPCLSLVPLAPAEKGLEFPQYDGKDRVLDINDKNYKKALKKYSMLCLFYHEPIPDNKELQKQHQMTELVLELVAQVMEEKEIGFGMVDSHKDAKVSKKLGLEEEGSVYVFKADRVIEFDGLLSANTLAEFLLDLLEEPVEVIGNALELRAFDRMEEDIRLIGYFKNEDSEHYDAFKEAAEQFQPYIKFFATFEKSVAKELTLKLNEVDFYEPFMEEPITIPGKPHSEEDLVEFITENRRPTLRKLRAEDMFETWEDDIEGIHIVAFAEEEDPDGFEFLEILKEVARDNTHLPDLSIVWIDPDDFPLLIPYWEKTFKVDLFRPQIGVVNVTDADSVWMEMEDEEDLPTAQELEDWIEDVLSGKVNTEDDDDDDDDDDDDDDDDDDDDDDDDDDSDNEEDDDSDDDDEDDEDDDEDDDDDDDE; encoded by the exons ATGCTCTCCTTCTGGTTGTTTCTGCTCCCCTGCCTGAGCCTTGTGCCTCTGGCCCCGGCTGAGAAGGGTCTAGAGTTCCCACAGTATGATGGGAAAGACCGGGTTCTTGACATCAATGATAAGAACTACAAGAAAGCCTTGAAGAAGTACAGCATGCTTTGCCTGTTCTACCATGAGCCTATACCGGACAACAAGGAGCTACAAAAACAACACCAGATGACTGAGTTGGTGCTGGAG CTTGTAGCTCAGGTcatggaagagaaagaaattggGTTTGGAATGGTCGATTCCCACAAAGACGCAAAGGTGTCAAAAAAACTGG GCCTGGAAGAGGAAGgcagtgtgtatgttttcaaGGCCGATCGGGTGATCGAGTTTGATGGCTTGCTCTCTGCTAACACCCTGGCGGAGTTCTTGTTGGAT cTGTTGGAGGAGCCAGTGGAGGTGATAGGGAATGCTCTGGAGCTGAGAGCCTTTGATAGAATGGAGGAAGACATCCGCCTCATTGGTTACTTCAAGAACGAGGACTCTGAGc ACTATGATGCATTTAAAGAAGCTGCAGAGCAGTTTCAGCCCTACATTAAGTTCTTTGCCACATTTGAGAAATCT GTGGCCAAGGAGCTGACTCTGAAGCTCAACGAGGTGGATTTCTATGAGCCCTTCATGGAGGAGCCCATCACCATCCCAGGCAAACCACACTCCGAGGAGGATCTGGTGGAGTTCATAACTGAAAACAGACG ACCAACTCTGAGAAAGCTGCGTGCAGAAGATATGTTTGAGACGTGG gAGGATGACATTGAGGGCATCCACATTGTGGCTtttgcagaggaggaggaccCTG ATGGTTTTGAGTTCCTGGAGATCCTGAAGGAGGTGGCCCGAGACAACACTCACCTACCTGACCTCAGCATCGTTTGGATTGACCCTGATGACTTTCCTCTG CTGATCCCCTACTGGGAGAAGACCTTCAAGGTGGACCTGTTCAGGCCACAAATCGGAGTTGTCAACGTTACAGAT GCTGACAGTGTGTGGATGGagatggaggatgaggaggatcTGCCCACTGCTCAGGAGCTCGAGGACTGGATCGAGGATGTGCTCTCCGGCAAAGTCAACACTGaggatgatgacgatgatgatgatgacgacgatgatgatgatgacgatgatgatgatgacgatgatgatgatgatgatgacagtgatAACGAAGAagatgatgacagtgatgatgatgatgaggacgatgaggatgatgatgaagacgatgatgatgatgatgatgagtaa
- the LOC122992542 gene encoding vang-like protein 1, translating to MDTESTHSGYSYHSSRSGRSNRHGDRSRERHKASSSKDSSRSERSVVINPPDTPSQDSPVHNGEPLPGEPTPAADHGDEGQDDNWGETTTAVTGTSELSISQEEVVGLGKGLQDRTQGFRRYLPLAVGLCVGLVVVATPLVFLLLPAIMWPDRLQACGAACEGLFLSISFKLLILLIAIWALFLRPGRASLPRVCVYRAFLTTLTLLLTMSYWLFYGVRILDAQDEDYHGVVQFAVSLVDSQLFVHYLAVVLLELRHLQPCYSVCVIRSTDGETRHYNIGQLSIQRAALSILEYYYRDFPLHNPALLSASKHRAAKHLAGLKVYNVDAPGSTAGAQPGNGNQSRAMVASAAKHKDSAHNELYYEEADYERRVRKRRARLVVAVEEAFTHVRRMKKEDERATPSDIMDVREAALAIFPSMARALQKYLRTTRRQHCHSMENIQKHLSFCLINNMSPKAFLEAYLAPGPTLQYGPERWMADQWTLVSEASVTGGIKEGTEFLLRCLDFSLAITVKSIPYIRLTEEYVDPKSHKFILLLQSETSV from the exons ATGGACACTGAGTCGACCCACTCGGGCTACTCCTATCACTCCAGCCGCTCTGGGAGATCAAACCGACATGG AGATCGAAGCCGTGAGCGGCACAAGGCCAGCAGCAGTAAAGACAGCAGTCGCTCTGAGAGGTCCGTCGTTATAAATCCTCCTGACACGCCCTCCCAAGATTCCCCAGTTCATAATGGAGAGCCGCTGCCAGGAGAACCCACCCCAGCAGCAGATCATGGAGACGAGGGCCAG GATGATAACTGGGGAGAAACCACCACCGCGGTGACCGGCACCTCAGAGCTGAGTATTTCCCAGGAGGAAGTTGTTGGCCTGGGTAAAGGCTTACAGGACCGGACCCAAGGCTTCCGACGCTATCTTCCCTTGGCTGTGGGCCTGTGTGTGGGGCTGGTGGTTGTGGCGACACCCCTGGTTTTCTTACTTCTTCCGGCGATAATGTGGCCAGACAGACTACAAGCTTGTGGGGCAGCCTGTGAGGgcctcttcctctctatctcctTTAAGCTCCTCATCCTCTTAATAGCCATTTGGGCCCTGTTTCTCCGCCCGGGCCGCGCTAGCCTgcccagagtgtgtgtgtaccgtGCCTTCCTCACCACACTCACACTCCTGCTCACCATGTCTTATTGGCTCTTCTATGGGGTCCGCATCCTCGATGCACAG GATGAGGACTACCATGGTGTTGTCCAGTTTGCCGTGTCCCTCGTGGACTCACAGTTATTTGTCCACTATCTGGCTGTGGTGCTGCTGGAGCTCCGCCACCTCCAACCCTGCTACAGCGTGTGTGTCATCCGCTCCACTGACGGAGAAACGCGTCACTACAACATAGGACAGCTCAG CATTCAGAGGGCTGCTCTGTCCATTTTGGAGTATTACTACAGAGATTTTCCACTTCATAACCCAGCCCTTCTTTCGGCCTCCAAGCACCGGGCTGCCAAACACCTGGCTGGGTTAAAGGTCTACAACGTAGACG CCCCAGGGAGCACAGCAGGGGCGCAGCCTGGTAATGGGAATCAGTCCCGGGCAATGGTTGCATCTGCCGCCAAGCACAAAGACAGCGCCCACAATGAGCTGTACTATGAAGAGGCCGACTACGAGAGAAGAGTCCGCAAACGTAGAGCCAG GCTGGTTGTGGCTGTGGAGGAGGCCTTCACACATGTTCGGCGCATGAAGAAAGAGGATGAGCGTGCTACTCCCTCTGACATCATGGATGTCCGTGAAGCAGCTCTGGCCATATTTCCCTCCATGGCCCGTGCCCTGCAGAAGTACCTCCGCACCACCAGGAGGCAGCACTGCCACAGCATGGAGAACATCCAGAAGCACCTCTCGTTCTGCCTCATCAATAACATGAGCCCAAAG GCCTTCCTCGAGGCCTACCTGGCCCCTGGTCCAACCCTGCAGTACGGCCCTGAGCGCTGGATGGCTGACCAGTGGACTTTGGTGAGCGAGGCATCTGTAACTGGCGGCATAAAGGAGGGGACAGAGTTCCTACTGAGGTGTCTCGACTTTAGCTTAGCTATCACCGTCAAGAGCATCCCTTACATCCGACTGACTGAGGAGTACGTCGACCCCAAATCACACAAGTTTATACTGCTGCTCCAATCAGAAACCTCAGTTTAA
- the LOC122992539 gene encoding helix-loop-helix protein 2-like has product MLSPDQPEPDLPWGQLHTETLLDTFNVEGEPMPFEPMDGDGKARSVHAPGLSREEKRRRRRATAKYRSAHATRERIRVVAFNVAFAELRKLLPTLPPDKRLSKIEILRLAICYISYLNHVLDV; this is encoded by the coding sequence ATGCTCAGTCCTGACCAGCCCGAGCCCGATCTACCTTGGGGACAACTGCACACAGAGACCCTGTTGGACACTTTCAATGTGGAGGGTGAGCCCATGCCGTTCGAGCCCATGGATGGAGATGGTAAGGCGCGCTCCGTGCACGCGCCCGGTctcagcagagaggagaagagacgGAGGAGGCGCGCGACAGCTAAATACCGATCTGCGCACGCCACCAGGGAGCGGATCCGTGTAGTGGCCTTCAACGTGGCCTTTGCAGAGCTTAGGAAACTGCTCCCGACGCTCCCGCCAGACAAGAGGCTGTCCAAAATAGAGATCCTGAGACTCGCGATTTGTTACATCTCCTACCTCAACCATGTGCTGGATGTTTAG